From the genome of Cellvibrio japonicus Ueda107, one region includes:
- a CDS encoding glutathionylspermidine synthase family protein yields MKRVAIEERAHWRAHAEEVGFLFHTFDGEPYWDETAYYQFSLRQVEEDLETPTEALHQMVMDMVGDITRSEEMLTLLDIPRDFWSYIWNSWNRGEPHLYGRMDFVYDGNGPAKLLELNYDTPTSLFETGFFQWVWLEEQIGSGKLPAQADQFNSLQDKLEQAFAELALPQPFYFASVRDSVEDKGTVAYLMDLATQVGMENRYIALEDIGELNGQLVDEQGTAMAGLFKLYPWEFMVREDFASVIQSSQTQFIEPAWKMLLSNKGILPLLWQRYPNHPNLLPAFFETPRSEPMGPGWVRKPLFSREGANVEMITAAGDRVTAQGPYSDGRYIRQALQPLPKFCDHQRGQDTYTMLGSWVVGDSAAGICIREDATLITKDSSRFIPHIILG; encoded by the coding sequence ATGAAGCGTGTCGCCATCGAGGAGCGCGCCCACTGGCGCGCGCATGCTGAGGAAGTCGGGTTTTTATTTCATACCTTTGACGGTGAGCCCTATTGGGATGAAACCGCCTATTACCAGTTCAGCCTGCGTCAGGTAGAGGAGGATCTGGAAACACCCACCGAAGCGCTGCACCAGATGGTGATGGACATGGTGGGCGATATTACCCGCAGCGAGGAAATGCTGACCCTGCTCGATATTCCGCGCGATTTCTGGAGCTATATCTGGAATTCCTGGAACAGGGGCGAGCCCCACCTCTATGGGCGCATGGATTTTGTCTACGATGGCAATGGCCCCGCGAAACTGCTGGAGCTGAATTACGACACGCCCACCTCGCTGTTTGAAACCGGTTTTTTCCAGTGGGTATGGCTGGAGGAGCAGATCGGCAGCGGCAAGCTCCCGGCCCAGGCCGACCAGTTCAACTCGCTGCAAGACAAACTTGAACAGGCCTTTGCTGAGCTGGCATTGCCCCAGCCGTTTTACTTTGCCAGTGTGCGCGACAGTGTTGAAGACAAGGGAACCGTAGCCTATCTGATGGATTTGGCCACCCAGGTGGGAATGGAGAATCGCTATATCGCCCTGGAAGACATCGGCGAATTGAATGGCCAGTTGGTGGATGAGCAGGGTACTGCCATGGCCGGCCTGTTCAAGCTCTACCCTTGGGAGTTTATGGTGCGTGAGGATTTCGCGTCGGTGATCCAATCCAGCCAAACCCAGTTCATTGAACCGGCCTGGAAAATGCTGCTCTCCAACAAGGGCATACTGCCCCTGTTATGGCAGCGCTATCCTAATCACCCCAACTTGCTGCCCGCCTTTTTTGAAACCCCGCGCAGCGAGCCCATGGGGCCGGGATGGGTACGCAAGCCCTTATTCTCACGGGAGGGGGCCAATGTGGAGATGATCACCGCCGCGGGCGATAGGGTGACGGCGCAGGGGCCTTACAGCGACGGACGCTATATCCGCCAGGCATTGCAACCCCTGCCGAAGTTCTGCGACCACCAGCGTGGGCAGGATACCTACACCATGCTCGGCAGCTGGGTGGTCGGTGACAGTGCCGCCGGTATCTGTATCCGTGAAGATGCCACCTTGATTACCAAGGATTCCTCGCGTTTTATTCCGCATATCATTCTGGGTTAA
- a CDS encoding DUF1190 domain-containing protein: MKRSKKAALVLMVPATTLMLAGCGEDREQSAVVFSSPTECAQSLVVSAEQCESDYTAAQALHPQVAPKYLNKQECEADFGAGQCETAPYQTTSGGSVFMPMMMGFLAGQLMGGANAQNLQARNQRAIPSQPLYKSRDDRSTFRTATNQPVSKGIGPITLRPSQVQPKVGQVVRRGGFGQQAAMRAPATGFGG; this comes from the coding sequence ATGAAACGCAGTAAAAAAGCCGCTTTGGTATTGATGGTGCCGGCAACCACCCTGATGCTGGCCGGGTGCGGTGAAGACCGCGAGCAGTCTGCCGTGGTGTTCTCCAGCCCGACAGAGTGTGCCCAATCCCTGGTGGTCAGTGCTGAACAGTGTGAGTCTGACTATACCGCTGCCCAGGCATTGCACCCGCAAGTAGCGCCCAAGTATCTGAACAAGCAGGAGTGTGAAGCTGACTTTGGTGCTGGCCAATGTGAAACAGCCCCTTATCAAACGACATCCGGTGGCAGTGTGTTTATGCCGATGATGATGGGATTCCTGGCGGGCCAACTGATGGGGGGCGCTAATGCGCAAAACCTGCAGGCGAGGAACCAGCGCGCCATTCCCAGCCAGCCATTGTACAAATCCCGCGATGATCGCAGCACTTTCCGCACTGCCACCAACCAGCCGGTGTCGAAAGGCATTGGCCCGATTACCCTGCGCCCCTCTCAGGTGCAGCCCAAGGTAGGCCAGGTGGTGCGCCGCGGCGGTTTTGGCCAGCAGGCCGCCATGCGTGCCCCGGCGACCGGCTTTGGCGGCTGA
- a CDS encoding DUF350 domain-containing protein — MLETTLSSLAGLPAFLAYFALAIVLLLIFIRVYTWVTPQDELALIRANNTSAALAFGGALIGFAWPLSSAITNSLSLVDCAIWGAVALVVQVLTFVVLRFSLKQLPERITQGEVAAGAFSGAAAIAVGMLNAACMTY, encoded by the coding sequence ATGCTTGAAACCACACTCTCCTCCCTGGCTGGCCTGCCGGCTTTCCTGGCGTATTTCGCCCTGGCCATCGTCCTTCTGCTTATATTTATCCGTGTCTACACCTGGGTAACGCCGCAGGATGAACTGGCATTGATTCGCGCTAATAACACCTCTGCGGCCCTGGCCTTTGGCGGTGCGCTGATCGGTTTTGCCTGGCCCTTGTCCAGTGCAATCACCAACTCGCTGTCTCTGGTGGATTGTGCGATCTGGGGCGCAGTTGCCCTGGTGGTACAAGTGCTGACGTTTGTGGTGTTGCGCTTTAGCCTGAAACAATTGCCGGAGCGTATCACCCAGGGGGAAGTTGCCGCCGGTGCCTTTTCCGGTGCAGCCGCTATTGCCGTTGGTATGCTCAACGCTGCCTGCATGACCTATTAA